gaaccggaaccgaccaaAAAATATCCGATccggaaccgaaccaaaaatttaCGAGTACCTTTTggatcaaaatttattttacccaaaataaccggaaccgaaaggaaccgacccgaatagatccgaaaagaaccgacccgaatagatccgATCCGATAAGAACCaatttgtacccgacttaaaaacatgtatatctaaaactatgattttttgtgttggattttatatatattattttatgatttagttgaaatatattttgttaacaacatcccatatatattaatagagaaacatttaaaaagttataacatgtagtttgtactaattaaaaaagtgttctgctgagttgtcacgtaattagaatgctaattttgcttacgtggcggCTTGAAAATCAATTGATAATTTTGTTAATCCAAATTAAATTGTTAgggaatgttatattatatagtatgtccattatgGACTATTCAtttatgaaaatgaaattattatatattttttccttaaaaaaaacttacgaaattacctaatgtgattaaaatatataaggcaattaatgattttaattaataaagattTGTTAACAATTTAtatactttctatcatttttgtttaattatttattattaaaataaattacacaattacattaatcatataataaaaatttatatttttttctatatgttgtattttgaatttttcaaaacgagtttaaattaataaaaccgttagaagtctcacataaacatttgtgatcaaaatttaaatttttttctataataagatacaatgattataaaatcatattaaaaataattttattttaaaatttgtttatattaatatatatatatatatatatatatatatatttcatatcgtttaaattaaactatacatcatatgaaaatacatacttatattttgatatctgtgttgaacatatattgaaaagttaatgttttaatttttaaatcttcatttctttttctaatgaatataaattattgaaaccactaaacattccaccttaaaaaaaaatctttggtataaaattttgctacacaaatatgtaaataatcataaatcatataagtagaaacctcatttaataaatatccatattaaaagtatactatatatctattttaatatcatttaaatttaattacatatatcatatatgatagataagattgattgttttgatttgtttaccctaaaatgattgcgaataaacaagagcggtcttttgatttatatgtgcatgccaatttattatataatagtaactgattttttagttatttaaaatataataattatttcataatatgcagaaaaacataaaataagtaataaatataaaatatttattctgcacaagacGATAATCTTAACcaaagtatgtatctctttaataattttaaatcttaaacattttccaaaatcttaaaaaaaattctaaatctcagcccaaaacaaaataacgaaatgagaataaactcaaaaatcaatatttattttgagcaataaccaaaatgaaaaaaaaaagacacaaaatgagaaaaatattgaagatagataggattgacacATGAACGTAAACTTATCATaatcataattaacttttaaattgctaaatcatgatataataCCGAggtgacatagtttcattgtaaccaaatagtaggcatgagattcttcggcctaaacgttaagttcttatgcgataagtgatttttttacgtaaaatatttttaaaaatgggatcAGCTCATCAATAAacgaattatgtaattaacaaaaaaaaaattattcaagggccaaaaatattaattcgatcaagaatataaattttatttttccatacaatatttcgtaaataatttttatataaattcacCCAGCGCAAAGCGCAGGTTTTATCCtagtttgttattattttgcaacattttttaaataatatgaagctttaaaatgtaaattttaaagtttcaaaatgttttattttaattattaatattttcatttaatttattttgtaaaactttagatatatatgacaaatatcgactaaatttgATGGAGTTGGTTATGTCATGTCCTTTTCAGATCataaatatccaaacccgatccGGACACGAAAAATTACGAGTATTTTATGGGtgttttaattatagacccgaaccgacccggacccgagaagaaccgatccgaaaatttctaagtacctattAGCTCTAAATATTTAAGACCCGAAAAACTCGAACCCGAAAAGAACCGGCCTGAACCCGATCCAAAGACCTGAACACCGAGTCGTATGTATGATAATGAATAAAACGATTGTTATATATGAATTGTACATTttaaagagaatgagattagGTTAGTGTAATAGCATTGGTGggaaaaaaactaattgttgtCTTTAATGATCTTGATCTCCAAACCGACCTAATAAATTGCATACTTTATATATCACCGTACTCATTTTTGATCTAAGATTTGTATAAATTATCACCTTTTTGTATGAAAACTTTTAAGGGGAAAACTGGTGCAATAGAATCATTGAGATAAGCAAACCTCATTTCAAAATCTCTTATAAATTACATCTTTagttatatatgtaatttagtGCAAATTTCTATcttaaattttctttctttgttcatCAACTGTTTCGAGTAAAATCTGATATTTCAATAACATATTCACCATCTTTTCCATTCATTGTTAACCCTGTTCGAAAATGCGGCCGCTTAGACGGCTGCCTAGGCGCTGTTCGGAGGCTGATCGCGGCGATTATGCCCAAATCAGTGTAGCCAGGCGTTGATCCGCGTAAGACTGCCTAATTTCTGCGTTGACTGCTTAATTCTGACTGCTTAATTCTCGCCTAATCCACcacctaagtttttttttccgtcCGTGTAAGTTAAAACACGGTTGGTTATTTTTTACTCATTATTGATAGATTTTGTGTAATTACTTattactaaataattataattagctatcaaacccaaaacaaacacatacataCATACTACATTTAGGAATTTTTTTCATACCAAGCCCATCATTTACGAATAAAAAAAAgactgtttaaaattatatataaaaaattatatatttatgtctaAGAACTTGTATCATAGTGTTTAAAATTAGCtaaatatatcataaatatattaaattgtatttaaaaataagttCCACGTAATTCCCGAATACTCTCTGATTTTTCGATAATTCGCTAGGTTCGGGATTACCGTTCGACTAGCTCCAAACAGGGATGTTTAATAATGATTCACCTCGATGTAACAGcaaattattaatacatatACTTATAGTtagataagaaaatatttttatcaataatctacataaaattaaatttttctgtttaatgattttttttctatgtaaaaaTGTAGTAACATCATTTTTCCGTAAAACCCGGTCTGTCAACAACATATTCACCATTTCTTTCATCTATTGTTAACAATGATTCACGTTCATTTATATCTTATAATAATGTATATTCCAAGGCATATACATATAGTGAAGACTCAGCTTATTATAAAACATGAGGcataatgaaaaaatatatttaatgtaaaaatatataaatatttaatatgggGCACCTAATGTAATAagaaaattgccacaaataccacgtaatatcatttttcatgtttacactaatcacatttaccctcacttttaatgaaaggtaaaagacatttatactactaggattaactaatctagacttatgaTTTAGAGTTGAGAGGTAGGGtatggtttttggaatgtgaaatttaggattctaataaatatataaaaaatacttaaaatatatataaaaattatttaaaaatagtttcaaacataattttcgattttcaaaaagaaatttagaaaaaaaattcaaaaaaaaaattataaaaaagttcgaatttgaaaaaatataattcgaaaacataaaaaaaaattatttatttatttaaataatgatttattatatatataaataacaagggtataaaagttttttgccacttaatgaaaaatgtatttttgaaaatatccatTTAGTGACggtaaagatgaaaaatgataccatgaaagtggtaaacataaaatttctccaagtaataaccatataaaataaggGCATTTGCCTATATTTTGAACTAAAATCGTTTTTCTTCGAAACAAAACGAGTGTAGCACGTGTCACACCCTCCCACATCCGCCCTATAGTGAACTGATCGTGTAacattttttactattttcacatgTTGAAAACCTAAAGATTGGGTTTGGAACAGATGTTGATGATAGgagtttaccactttcatggtaccatttTTTACATTTACCATCATTAAagagattttttcaaaaatatattcttcattaTGTGGCAAAATACTTTTATAGtcttgttatctatatatataataaatcattatttaaataaaataataaataaaataataactttttatatgttttcgaattatactttttcaacttcatacttttttataaatttttttttgaatttgtttttttgaatttgttttttggaatttttttttaaatttttttttcaaaatttctttttgaaaatcgaaaattatgtttgaaactattttttaagtatttatttatatatttattagaatcctaaatttcacattccgaAAAACCTGCCCCACCCCTcatgcttttattttaaaaaccgaATCTAAATCCAAAACATTATAAAAGGAAATATGTTAGCTTTAGAAAGGACTTTCTCTATAGATCTTATACAGTGCTCTGAAAAATTTCTacagcaaaataaattaaagctaAAGCTAAAAATCTAGAGTCTAAATCttagagcaaaaaaaagaaagccaCAGCctcaaccaatcaccccctctaagtctagatttgttaaccctagggtataagtgtcttttacttttcattaaaaataaaggtaaaagtgattagtgtaaacatgaaaagtgatactatgaatgtggtatttgctgtaatttttctttattttgagCTAAATGTTTGGGATTATTAATCCAAGAGCTGATCCTCATGGATAGAGTAGGACGCTGACCTCTTGGATCCTGATTTCCGGCCTCCGGATCATGTGTTTCTTTTGCCTCCGGCATTCCATATTTTTTGAGAAGAGAAGTCATCAGATGTAAACACAGCtggaaaataaatataagaaaatagaatacaaaaatatttttaaaataatgtatttctaCAATAATATGTTATCAAGTAATATTTACTAGGGATGGGCAAAAAACAGAACCGAACCGAGTCAAACCGAaccaaccgaaccgaaatcgattcaaaccgaaccaaaatctaTTTCAAACCATTCGGTTGAAGATTTCTCCAACTCTAATGGTCCGGTTCAGTTCGGTTATTCGAGAAACCGATgtgttttataattatttaaattaaaaatattagtaataccaatatactaaaattctaataccAAACTAcgtattttccatttttcgttCATTAACACATATtcttttaacctaatatgtaatcatcaaaatatttgatttaaaaaaatagaaaactcggtattttcatattcttatatatgtaaacGTGGATGTtaaatctaaacataaaacatgaagcaaattttattaaaaacaaaagtttttctcCATAGCGTCACATAGAAGATGATTCATTGCAGACTTTTTAATAATGACATAAGAGACATTACTAATGATGTTggctttttttttagttaactttcatttgctttaatctttatatacttttgtGACTTCTTAAAAGGTTTTTGcttcagttttatatttaatttagttctcatagtttatgtttacataagttatgttttaaaacataatttgttttacaaaaaaaataaactaagaaGAACCTAACTAAACTGATGcaaaaaacaaaccgaaccaaaccgaatataaaccaaaccgaaccgaaccgtaccaaaccaaactaactatggtttaTTTCAGTTGAAAAAATActagaaccgaactaaccaaaccgaaccgagaataaccgaagtgcccacccctatgaAGCAATATCAAGAAATTGTGGCGCACACTTTTTAATTCTATGTTTAatctaaattattgttaatgagcttttatttttcattaactttcaataatataacACATTTActgaaatttatgttttaaatatgaGAAATTCCCTAGGATACCTCTTTTTAagattttgtcacaaaaatagttttcaatgaaaaatatgaccaaaagaaattttattaaagggtaaaaatacattttaccctagggttaactaacctagacttagggtttagagttaaggaggtAGGGTTTTGAagatatggtttcaaattttaagaaataaaaaataaatattaaaaatttcaaaaaacaaatgagctattttgattttttttttttttttgaatgctatttttgtgacaaaaacttaaaaatggttATTCGAGTGAATTGTACTTTAAATATTGATCttaaatttacaatatatatatttactaataGAACACACAATGACGAATGCATCCTTCTTGAGTTTTTCTTGCTCTTTGAACTTCCAAATCATCGAGAGTATACCAGATTGTCTTAACCAGTAGCAAGACCAAGAGAAAAATATATCCAAACCAGTCTTGaaggaacaagaagaagatgaagaagggtGCGAAGAAGCAGGAAGGAGACGAAGAGGGAGATAAAGAATCGGAAAGCCAACGGTTTGGACAAGACTGGAAATCCATTTGCTGTTTCCTCCTTGGCCGTAGTAAAACCGACCGAGGAGAACAGCTACGGCTTGAGCCGATATGAGGAATATGAGGAAGAAAATACTGATGAAGACAAAGATCCACCATTGACTTCGTTTCAGCTTCATTAGTTGATGAATGACGTtagtttcttcttcatcttctttctctaaAAGCATCGATTCTTCTTCATCTGTCATCAACAAACAACACATAAAGTCCATAGCTATCAACGTTCACGCGATTTATTAAGGAAAAACCAATTGTTTTCGTCACTGgaattgaaaatgaaaatacataaAACATAAAGATTACCCATGTTGGTGGGAGAGTTGACTGATGGATGAATCATTTATGCTTCAAATTCGAGAAGTCTGAAGCTGTTgctgtttttattattatttttgtccaGCCACACCATTAGAGGGGTGGGCGCAAGGAGAATAGTTGTTTTTTTACGTGTACTTGATGCTTGATTTGTCTTAAACGAGTAATGGATTTTTCGACTTGTACTTGACTTGTCCGAAACGAGTACTTGTTATTTCGAGTACTTGTCCAAAAATATGTTACTTGCAAGTTATTTGCCTTGTTCGATTACTTATTACTTACAAGTacttattaataatttgaatatatttccAAGTTTGTAAGAATTATTTGATAGATAATAATCTATGAGAGAAGGTTAtgaaagtttgttttatttacttAACTTGTTAAAAACACcagaattattttaaataaaatatttgcacctaatataaaaaataagaagaaactTAATACATATATTTCAATACAAAAGTATTGTTTACTTCTTACAACATCGAAATATATGTTTAGAGCTTGGTTTTTATagtttagttaccattttttcaGTTATAAAACAAGTAACGAGTAATATCAAGGCGAgtcgtaatttttttaatttgtgataCTTGTTACTTGCCTTGTACTTGCAAGTAGCAAAACTTAACGACTTGATATTTGACTTGGCAACGACGAGTACTTGGAAAAACACAGATCACGTAACGGGTATAAGGCCAGTAATGAGTATTCGTGCCCAACCCATAATTAGAGCAACCTTATTGCTTGGTATCACAAGtatcttaataatttaatacatctaaatacatttttcttcaatgattaaattttaaaacattaagaAGGATCAAGTCACTAATAATGGACGACAAGTGGACAAGTGGCAATATAGATCCTAATGGCCGAATGGGGTTTTTCATGAATTTTCACTTTAGAACTTCATCTTACATTCTTTCTTATTTGTCTaacttttgtatttattttattagtatgaTACTCACTCGCACACTTCCAATGAAATTGTCTTTAAAATATCATAAAGATGTATGAAAGAAATATATTCGAAATGACGCCTACAGTTTGAAAATACTTAAAGTGCATGTTTTAAACGTTCGAATCCGTGGCTTTATCAAATGTCTAAGGGCAAGCGCAGTGGTGAGTTCTCACCCAAAGTTTTcttacttaaaaataataaaaaataataaattgagaaaaagaaaataagaacatgattaacccggagttCTTATGATGAAGTTCTTAAACTTATGATGAAGTTTTTAACAGaaattaagaaacagttttttaaCTTTCGCTAAGTACTCCATTCTAAAAACTTCGGATTAATCATAGTctaagtaaacaaaaaaaaagtaagagacAAGTGCTCTTATgttagagaaacaaaaaaaatctaagaacatGGTTTTACATGTGTTATACAATGAATGATCAAATtacacttttatttaaaatttatttatttagaatccagatattattattattattattattatattgtaaGAGATTTTGGAAAAAGTTTTTCCCACTGATGATACTCttacaatataataataatttctaGGAAAAGCTTTTTTCAAAAGCTTAGAGTATCATCAATGAAAAAACTCTTTCCAAAAGCTCTTACaatataataatactatatagattgtaaataaataaattttaaagaaaaatataatttgaccACCTATTGTATAACACATGTAGAATCATGCtctcagatttttttttgtgtctctGGCATCAGAGCACTTGTCTCTTATTTTCTTCAGTTATctcactttattttttttaatttattactttttattatttttaatgatgAGGGCTTTGGACGAGAACACACCAATGCGCTTGCTTGCTCTAAAGCTCTCTTTTTTCAAAAAgcatcatattattaaaaataatttgtatacaccATCTTCATTGCaatttgaaaatactattttcttgaaaaaacttTGATAGGGTCAGGTTTTaaccaataaatataaattgtaaGTGCACAATAGTGTGCAGTATTATATAGAGACCGAATCCGCAAACACCGATGACCACACATAGAGTTTCAGAAAAGGTACTaactaaaatgataaaaaaaatacgttttttttggttttcagtttcTTAAATTCAATAAAACAAGAACAAGCAAGCAAAAAAACAAGCAATTAACTTAAgtttgtaaaaaaatagataaatctCTTggtaatggaaaattttcaaggATCTCTTTTTAGTATTTAACACAGAACAAACAGACATGTATCAAATTACAGTGACGTCTTGAACTCAAATCACAATGGTGGAGCTAATCTACTTCCCTAGCGCTAGCATTCTATGCTCTGAATTCTAAGGACTAGCTTCCACTGTATCTCAGATTTGAAACAAGTTTTAGATTCAGGTTATATCAATTTACAAGGTGCAGTAACATCAACTTATGTTTGTTACATAAACTTTGCTCATCTACTGATATTTTGGGAATTCAATCCAGCATTTTTGGTGCGATAAAAATCCTAAAATTATAGGCTAAGAGATCAGTCAACTCTCAGCATTAAGAAATCAGTACACAAAGATCCAACATAATAAATCCATAATCCAACAGTTTCTAGATCAATACAACAAGAAATTCCCTATGATAAATCCCTTAAGCAAACTAATAGACTTCTAACTCATAATTaaacaagaacaacaaaatAATTTCAGAGAAAACATGATACAAGTGTATTTAAAATGAGAGAAcgataataaaattttctccAAAATGAGTACAAGAGGAATCTCCTTCCAAGAGTCTAAAATAATGATCCAAAGTCTCACCAATCTCTCACAAATCATTTTCAGTCTCTCTCTTGCCGTTAAGAACAAAAATAGAAGTAAAATACATAATGAACTCGATTTCCAAGGTTTTCTGGTCTTTAAAACACGTCTCTTTGCAAATTTGGAAAGTTGCTATGATGTGTCACCGATCAACCAATCCATGTTATCCGGATCGGTTGATCCATGTTATGCAGATTGGTCGATCAAGGATCGGCCGTTCTTAATGAATTTGATCGGCCGATCGGTGTCAAACTGGATCAATCGATCCCAATTATAGATCCACAGATCCTCATCATTTTTCAGCACATCTCGACTTAATGATCCATTTTACTCCAAATTCTTGTCCAAATGCATTCTGTCCCAACAAGCTAATATGTAACTTGTAATATAACTGATGAGTAGCAAAAGACTCCAAAAAGCCCAAAATACCTTTAAAACCAACAATTCTTTATTGAAAACCGAGATAAAAACTGATAAA
The window above is part of the Brassica napus cultivar Da-Ae chromosome C3, Da-Ae, whole genome shotgun sequence genome. Proteins encoded here:
- the LOC111203982 gene encoding probable purine permease 13, whose translation is MIHPSVNSPTNMDEEESMLLEKEDEEETNVIHQLMKLKRSQWWIFVFISIFFLIFLISAQAVAVLLGRFYYGQGGNSKWISSLVQTVGFPILYLPLRLLPASSHPSSSSSCSFKTGLDIFFSWSCYWLRQSGILSMIWKFKEQEKLKKDAFVIVCSISKYIYCKFKINI